A DNA window from Stenotrophomonas indicatrix contains the following coding sequences:
- a CDS encoding LacI family DNA-binding transcriptional regulator, translating to MSVRNKNDAATPALAKGKAATINDIARLSGVSKKTVSRIINNSPLVRKDTRDKVEALMREVGYTPDPLARGLAFRRSFLIGMVYDNPTAQYIVDMQYGALDALRGSSFELVVHPCDSRSPGYIDGVRRFAQQQKLHGVILVPRASEDQALADMLDEIGCRFTRVAALPLDETSQMVVTHDRDGAAEAADYLLSLGHRDIALVTGPSAYRSAHERTAGFIEALSQRGIELPKDRIIEAGYTFESGVAAAEKLLLGKRRPTAIFTGNDEMAAGIYKVALRAGINIPRQLSIVGYDDSPLASRLWPSLTSVRRHTRDTGRTAAAMLIQPEGQPALQIASVRPHLIVRDSCQPPED from the coding sequence ATGTCAGTGCGCAACAAGAACGATGCCGCTACGCCGGCATTGGCAAAGGGCAAGGCAGCCACGATCAACGACATCGCGCGACTGTCGGGTGTATCCAAGAAAACGGTTTCAAGGATCATCAACAACTCGCCGCTGGTGCGCAAGGACACGCGCGACAAGGTGGAAGCGTTGATGCGCGAAGTCGGCTACACCCCCGACCCGCTGGCCCGTGGCCTGGCCTTCCGCCGCTCGTTCCTGATCGGCATGGTCTACGACAACCCCACCGCGCAGTACATCGTGGACATGCAGTACGGCGCGCTGGATGCGCTGCGTGGCTCCAGCTTCGAACTGGTGGTGCACCCCTGCGACAGCCGAAGCCCGGGCTACATCGACGGCGTGCGCCGCTTCGCCCAGCAGCAGAAGCTGCATGGGGTGATCCTGGTGCCGCGTGCGTCCGAAGACCAGGCGCTGGCGGACATGCTGGACGAGATCGGTTGCCGCTTCACACGCGTGGCTGCGTTGCCGCTGGATGAAACCTCGCAGATGGTGGTCACCCACGACCGCGACGGTGCCGCCGAAGCGGCCGATTACCTGCTTTCGCTGGGCCACCGTGACATCGCCCTGGTGACCGGCCCCAGTGCATACCGCTCGGCGCACGAACGCACCGCCGGCTTCATCGAGGCGCTGTCGCAGCGTGGCATCGAGCTGCCGAAGGATCGCATCATCGAGGCCGGCTACACCTTCGAATCGGGTGTGGCCGCCGCCGAGAAACTGCTGCTGGGCAAGCGCCGGCCGACGGCGATCTTCACCGGCAACGATGAAATGGCCGCCGGTATCTACAAGGTCGCGCTGCGTGCGGGCATCAACATTCCGCGCCAGCTGTCGATCGTCGGTTACGACGACAGCCCGCTGGCCTCGCGTCTGTGGCCGTCGCTGACCTCGGTGCGCCGGCATACCCGCGACACCGGCCGCACCGCTGCGGCCATGCTGATCCAGCCTGAAGGCCAGCCTGCGCTGCAGATCGCCAGCGTGCGCCCGCACCTGATCGTGCGCGATTCCTGCCAACCGCCCGAGGATTGA
- a CDS encoding family 43 glycosylhydrolase: protein MTPTLHRAAATALLGLLLAALPALAADPAPAQWKRGIEHQRQGDLGNGTFLNPVLAGDRPDPSVLKDGEDYYLTLSSFDAYPGLPIWHSRDLVNWQPLGHAITQNVGAIWAPDIVKHQGRYFIYFPARTGERRSNFVVWADDIKGPWSAPIDIGLGGYIDPGHAVGEDGKRYLFLSGGNYVQLADDGLSVVGTPKHVYDGWRYPESWDVEAYAQEGPKIHFRDGWYYMTTAVGGTAGPPTGHMVITARSRSIHGPWVNAPNNPIMRTRSAAEPWWSRGHATVIEGTDGRWWMMYHGYENGFWTLGRQALLEPIEWTADGWFVAKGGDLGQPLRKPSGSALAPHGMALSDAFTGRTLGPQWAFFNPALDEYRRLRFSGDGLVLQGKGSTPRDASPLTTIAGDPAYQFEVQMEIAPGAVGGALLFYSDRLYVGVGSNGEQFVMHRYGEERPTRLAASAKGGRLWLRVTNNRHIVTIHSSADGQTWQKYPVQMEVSGYHHNVAGKFLALKPALYAAGNGAVTFRSFRYRALD, encoded by the coding sequence ATGACACCGACGCTGCACCGCGCTGCTGCAACCGCCCTGCTCGGCCTGCTGCTGGCCGCGCTGCCTGCCCTGGCTGCCGACCCCGCGCCCGCGCAGTGGAAGCGCGGCATCGAGCACCAGCGCCAGGGCGACCTTGGCAACGGTACCTTCCTCAACCCGGTGCTGGCCGGTGACAGGCCCGATCCGTCGGTGCTGAAGGACGGCGAGGATTACTACCTCACCCTGTCTTCGTTCGACGCCTACCCCGGCCTGCCGATCTGGCACTCGCGCGACCTGGTCAACTGGCAGCCGCTCGGCCATGCGATCACGCAGAACGTAGGCGCGATCTGGGCGCCGGACATCGTCAAGCACCAGGGCCGCTACTTCATCTACTTCCCGGCGCGCACCGGTGAGCGCCGCAGCAACTTCGTGGTCTGGGCCGATGACATCAAGGGCCCGTGGAGTGCGCCGATCGACATCGGCCTGGGCGGCTACATCGACCCCGGCCATGCGGTTGGCGAGGACGGCAAGCGCTACCTGTTCCTCAGCGGCGGCAACTACGTGCAGCTGGCCGATGACGGCCTGAGCGTGGTGGGTACGCCCAAGCATGTGTACGACGGCTGGCGCTACCCGGAAAGCTGGGACGTGGAGGCCTACGCGCAGGAAGGCCCGAAGATCCACTTCCGCGATGGCTGGTACTACATGACCACTGCGGTGGGCGGCACCGCCGGCCCGCCGACCGGGCACATGGTGATCACCGCGCGCTCGCGCTCGATCCACGGCCCGTGGGTGAACGCGCCGAACAACCCGATCATGCGCACCCGGTCGGCCGCTGAACCATGGTGGTCGCGTGGCCACGCCACGGTGATCGAAGGCACCGATGGCCGCTGGTGGATGATGTACCACGGCTACGAGAACGGCTTCTGGACGCTGGGCCGGCAGGCGCTGCTGGAACCCATCGAATGGACCGCCGATGGCTGGTTCGTGGCCAAGGGCGGCGATCTCGGGCAGCCGCTGCGCAAGCCATCGGGCAGCGCGCTGGCACCGCACGGCATGGCCCTGTCGGATGCTTTCACCGGCCGTACGCTGGGCCCGCAGTGGGCGTTCTTCAACCCGGCGCTGGATGAATACCGGCGCCTGCGCTTCAGCGGTGATGGCCTGGTACTGCAGGGCAAGGGCAGCACGCCGCGCGACGCCTCGCCGCTGACGACCATTGCCGGGGACCCGGCCTACCAGTTCGAGGTGCAGATGGAGATCGCCCCCGGCGCGGTGGGCGGTGCCCTGCTGTTCTACAGCGACCGCCTGTACGTGGGCGTGGGCAGCAACGGCGAGCAGTTCGTCATGCACCGCTACGGCGAGGAGCGCCCCACCCGGCTGGCGGCCAGCGCCAAGGGCGGCCGGCTCTGGCTGCGGGTGACCAACAACCGCCACATCGTCACCATCCATTCCAGCGCCGATGGCCAGACCTGGCAGAAGTATCCGGTTCAGATGGAAGTGTCCGGTTACCATCACAATGTGGCTGGCAAGTTCCTGGCACTGAAACCGGCCCTGTATGCGGCCGGCAACGGTGCGGTAACCTTCCGCAGCTTCCGCTATCGCGCGCTGGACTGA
- a CDS encoding TRAP transporter large permease encodes MGITILFSVFAALLLLGVPVAYALAAAALATLLYLDIPSIVLVQQISAGTGSASLIAIPLFIFAGEIMMRGGISERLIALASSLVGRMRGGLGQVSILSSLFFGGVSGSAIADVSAVGGTMIPQMVKRGYDRDFAVNVSITAALVALLVPPSHNLILFSAAAGGGLSIADLFAAGIVPALLMTLALMITGYVVARRRGYGVEVFPGWRAVLLRIVSALPGLGLVALIFVGIRAGIFTAVESAAIAVVYALLVTTVLYRQLRWREFFDTVIHAARSTGVILFVIATAAVFGWLLAYLQVPAAAVDFLQSFAHSQFMVLLMIVVMLLLLGTFMDLAPMILICTPIFLPVAKAYGIDPIHFGLVLVLTGGLGLVTPPVGSVLFIGTAIGKISVGQSMRTIWPFWFAALGVLLIVTFFPSLSLWLPAALRA; translated from the coding sequence ATGGGCATCACCATCCTGTTCTCTGTTTTTGCCGCGCTGCTGCTGTTGGGCGTGCCGGTGGCCTACGCGCTGGCCGCCGCTGCGCTGGCCACCCTGCTCTACCTGGACATTCCCAGCATCGTGCTGGTCCAGCAGATCTCCGCAGGTACCGGTTCGGCCTCGTTGATTGCCATTCCACTGTTCATCTTCGCTGGCGAGATCATGATGCGCGGCGGCATCTCCGAACGCCTGATCGCCCTGGCGTCATCGCTGGTCGGGCGCATGCGCGGCGGCCTGGGCCAGGTCTCGATCCTGTCCTCGCTGTTCTTCGGCGGTGTATCCGGCTCGGCCATCGCCGATGTGTCGGCGGTGGGCGGCACGATGATTCCGCAGATGGTCAAGCGTGGCTACGACCGCGATTTCGCGGTCAACGTCAGCATCACCGCTGCGCTGGTGGCGCTGCTGGTGCCGCCGTCGCACAACCTGATCCTGTTCTCGGCCGCCGCCGGTGGTGGCCTGTCGATCGCCGACCTGTTCGCCGCCGGCATCGTGCCGGCGCTGCTGATGACCCTGGCGTTGATGATCACCGGTTACGTGGTCGCGCGTCGCCGTGGTTATGGCGTGGAAGTGTTCCCGGGCTGGCGTGCGGTGCTGCTGCGCATCGTCTCTGCCCTGCCCGGCCTGGGCCTGGTGGCGCTGATCTTCGTGGGTATCCGCGCCGGCATCTTCACTGCGGTGGAAAGCGCGGCCATCGCCGTGGTCTACGCCCTGCTGGTCACCACCGTGCTGTACCGGCAGCTGCGCTGGCGTGAGTTCTTCGACACCGTCATCCATGCCGCGCGCAGCACCGGCGTGATCCTGTTCGTGATCGCCACCGCGGCGGTGTTCGGCTGGCTTCTGGCCTACCTGCAGGTGCCTGCGGCGGCGGTGGACTTCCTGCAGTCGTTCGCGCACAGCCAGTTCATGGTGCTGCTGATGATCGTGGTGATGCTGCTGCTGCTGGGCACCTTCATGGACCTGGCACCGATGATCCTGATCTGCACGCCGATCTTCCTGCCGGTGGCCAAGGCCTATGGCATCGATCCGATCCACTTCGGCCTGGTGCTGGTGCTGACCGGTGGCCTCGGCCTGGTCACGCCGCCGGTGGGCTCGGTGCTGTTCATCGGTACCGCCATCGGCAAGATCAGCGTCGGCCAGAGCATGCGCACGATCTGGCCGTTCTGGTTTGCCGCGCTGGGCGTGCTGCTGATCGTCACCTTCTTCCCGTCGCTGTCGCTGTGGCTGCCCGCCGCGCTGCGCGCCTGA
- a CDS encoding TRAP transporter small permease, whose protein sequence is MTETTISTGPGPGQRLLDRIADIAIHVAVAALLGLVVVQGWQVFARYVINDSPSWTEPVTLLLLATAMSLGAACGVHTNRHFGFFLLHAYMGAGLRRVVDVFTQLVVAVLGGFIAFWSADLLLDGMDIKTAGANLPQSINYLPLAVGGALMLLFALNRAWKALHAAAADADDAEGDR, encoded by the coding sequence ATGACCGAGACGACGATTTCCACCGGACCCGGCCCCGGCCAACGCTTGCTGGACCGCATCGCCGACATCGCCATCCATGTTGCCGTGGCCGCGCTGCTGGGGCTGGTGGTGGTGCAGGGCTGGCAGGTGTTCGCCCGCTACGTGATCAACGATTCGCCCAGCTGGACCGAGCCGGTGACCCTGCTGCTGCTGGCCACCGCCATGAGCCTTGGCGCGGCCTGCGGCGTGCACACCAATCGCCACTTCGGCTTCTTCCTGCTGCACGCCTACATGGGCGCCGGCCTGCGCCGGGTGGTGGATGTGTTCACCCAGCTGGTGGTGGCCGTGCTGGGCGGCTTCATCGCGTTCTGGTCGGCCGACCTGCTGCTCGATGGAATGGACATCAAGACCGCCGGCGCCAACCTGCCGCAGAGCATCAACTACCTGCCGCTGGCCGTGGGCGGTGCGCTGATGCTGTTGTTCGCGCTGAACCGTGCGTGGAAAGCGCTGCATGCCGCGGCAGCCGACGCCGACGACGCTGAAGGAGATCGTTGA